In Nitrobacteraceae bacterium AZCC 1564, the following proteins share a genomic window:
- a CDS encoding lipoprotein-anchoring transpeptidase ErfK/SrfK (product_source=COG1376; cath_funfam=2.40.440.10; cleavage_site_network=SignalP-noTM; cog=COG1376; pfam=PF03734; superfamily=141523) has translation MHNNRPASSTGQQETVAFTRRPPSRMQLAMCLAATLTLGVSLPTQAQVFWPSQRDDYYGGTVYDYPPPMEYHRARPLPRKRVTPKLADAPKNTPKPQGPIVIAISIDSQHLKVYDANGLFAESPVSTGMAGHSTPMGVFSVIQKNKYHRSNIYSNAPMPYMQRITWSGIALHAGVVPGYPASHGCIRMPMNFATRLWGWTRMGARVIIAPGDLSPADISNPNLIARKPTTTAVTAPTATPQQNEVAATTESDKSTVADFTNSPPPAPEKIELRLSTVSDKHEIRTADASNVLPQKSDAAGEQPAQTITTSKSEAKQAASDAPVAEQRTAETGPGKDQSRATDADKTPAVTNAIPPREGSAEFIGPVKPRFGHIAAYVSRKEGKLYVRQNFEPLFEVPVTIAAADRPLGTHVFTARADKDDVNGFRWTVVSLPTPARTTRRSEDEFRRRRKNAVAVEESASPPASSPSEALDRLTIPPEAMERIAAALAPGGSLIVSDQGLGQETGRGTDFIVPLR, from the coding sequence GTGCACAACAATCGGCCAGCTTCTTCGACGGGGCAGCAAGAAACGGTCGCATTTACTCGACGCCCCCCGTCACGAATGCAGTTGGCCATGTGCCTGGCCGCAACGCTAACCCTCGGCGTCAGCCTCCCCACGCAAGCTCAGGTATTTTGGCCGTCGCAACGAGACGATTATTACGGCGGCACGGTGTACGATTACCCGCCCCCGATGGAGTATCACCGCGCACGACCGCTCCCCAGGAAGCGTGTCACTCCCAAGCTCGCCGATGCCCCCAAGAACACCCCGAAGCCCCAAGGCCCGATCGTGATTGCCATCTCGATCGATAGCCAACACCTCAAAGTTTACGATGCAAACGGCCTGTTCGCCGAATCTCCGGTCTCGACCGGGATGGCAGGACACTCAACGCCCATGGGTGTGTTCAGTGTCATCCAGAAGAACAAATACCACCGCTCGAACATCTACAGTAATGCGCCAATGCCCTATATGCAGCGCATCACTTGGTCTGGCATAGCGCTCCACGCCGGCGTGGTTCCTGGTTATCCTGCATCACACGGCTGCATCCGCATGCCGATGAATTTTGCGACACGGCTCTGGGGATGGACGCGGATGGGCGCGCGCGTGATTATCGCGCCTGGGGACCTATCGCCCGCCGACATCTCAAATCCCAACCTCATTGCGCGAAAACCCACAACCACTGCTGTGACAGCTCCAACAGCGACGCCGCAGCAGAATGAAGTTGCGGCCACCACAGAGTCCGATAAGTCCACCGTCGCCGATTTCACCAACTCGCCGCCGCCAGCACCAGAAAAGATTGAGCTGAGGCTTTCAACCGTTTCAGACAAGCATGAAATCCGCACCGCGGATGCCAGCAACGTGTTGCCTCAGAAATCTGATGCAGCAGGCGAACAGCCCGCCCAAACTATCACCACGTCGAAGAGTGAAGCGAAGCAAGCTGCAAGCGACGCACCGGTTGCAGAGCAGAGGACCGCCGAAACAGGACCCGGCAAGGATCAGTCTCGCGCGACGGACGCAGACAAGACACCTGCCGTAACAAATGCAATCCCCCCGCGCGAGGGCTCTGCAGAATTCATCGGCCCGGTCAAGCCACGCTTCGGACACATCGCAGCTTATGTCAGCCGCAAGGAAGGAAAGCTGTACGTGCGACAGAATTTTGAGCCGCTGTTCGAGGTGCCAGTGACAATCGCGGCGGCAGATCGTCCGCTCGGCACCCATGTGTTTACCGCCCGAGCTGACAAAGACGATGTCAACGGCTTCCGCTGGACGGTTGTGTCACTGCCAACGCCCGCCAGAACTACGCGGCGTTCGGAAGACGAATTCCGGCGCCGAAGGAAGAATGCGGTAGCGGTTGAAGAGAGCGCCTCGCCGCCGGCCTCCTCGCCAAGTGAAGCGCTTGATCGGCTAACGATTCCGCCGGAAGCGATGGAACGCATCGCCGCCGCCCTGGCCCCCGGTGGATCCCTGATCGTCTCGGACCAGGGCCTTGGCCAGGAAACCGGCCGCGGCACCGATTTCATCGTTCCGCTCCGATAA
- a CDS encoding hypothetical protein (product_source=Hypo-rule applied; superfamily=53067; transmembrane_helix_parts=Outside_1_33,TMhelix_34_56,Inside_57_135,TMhelix_136_153,Outside_154_162,TMhelix_163_180,Inside_181_186,TMhelix_187_204,Outside_205_207,TMhelix_208_225,Inside_226_231,TMhelix_232_249,Outside_250_263,TMhelix_264_286,Inside_287_298,TMhelix_299_321,Outside_322_335,TMhelix_336_358,Inside_359_408,TMhelix_409_431,Outside_432_440,TMhelix_441_460,Inside_461_551) has product MSTSAEVPTSVEITPALETRPDAFKRLTPFGWSGGIAVILGCLAASFFLAGYFVIYWRNADMDFMIVYNALVLNDGKPQAFFDHPSYFTILSVKLWFQFMHALGLLDAWKLSSIPSALNIPAFDAAMTSAIRAGRVVAWLTTSVFVLAYAALAKHLVRDWRIALLSTFAFAFSGGIAVHMRILRSELIAGCLFTFAFMLLIIVGRRATSWRPLAVAAAAALCVLGMENKVQAVLLIAALPVMLLPFGAQTSPSTAFWDDSARAWLASTVAAVAAGVLFYLAYPLIVAGLDPAAIAVAQLHPIIGGMFGIYQLALAVWIVLGMLVYAAWWRISISETLASMFAVIAGASFGLLALYLQYDPQNLVAVINPIEKMLVFADAPATTAVDGGKAFAAISLLFDGVVSVLKRYSFILFSSPRPTVFLTWLIAPGIIYALLKGERQVALQASLLLLAAIGIDALGVRRGLKAEYFMFTDPLIIIAGTVLLDRLSHLRFAKWAYPIGAALIVAHVAVSQAEPIKHVMKRSGPEYICDWNQTYEPELPMPWCDLPPKRP; this is encoded by the coding sequence ATGAGCACATCCGCAGAAGTTCCCACATCGGTGGAGATCACGCCCGCCCTAGAAACACGCCCGGATGCATTCAAGCGGTTGACGCCGTTTGGATGGTCCGGCGGCATTGCTGTTATTCTTGGGTGCCTCGCGGCATCGTTCTTCCTGGCCGGCTACTTCGTCATCTATTGGCGTAACGCCGATATGGACTTCATGATCGTTTACAACGCGCTGGTGTTGAACGATGGCAAGCCACAGGCTTTTTTTGATCACCCATCGTATTTCACGATCCTGTCCGTAAAGCTCTGGTTCCAGTTCATGCACGCACTGGGCCTGCTCGACGCATGGAAACTCTCATCGATTCCGTCCGCCTTGAATATTCCAGCCTTCGACGCAGCGATGACGAGTGCTATCCGCGCGGGGCGCGTCGTCGCCTGGTTGACCACCAGCGTCTTCGTGCTGGCTTACGCGGCTCTTGCCAAGCATCTGGTACGCGACTGGCGCATCGCACTGCTCTCCACATTTGCCTTCGCATTTTCAGGCGGCATTGCCGTCCATATGAGGATCCTGCGCAGTGAATTGATCGCAGGTTGCCTGTTCACGTTCGCTTTCATGCTCCTGATCATTGTCGGCCGGCGAGCAACCTCATGGCGGCCGCTTGCAGTAGCCGCTGCTGCAGCTCTGTGCGTGCTTGGGATGGAGAACAAGGTGCAGGCGGTCCTGCTGATCGCCGCTCTTCCTGTCATGCTGCTGCCGTTCGGTGCGCAGACCAGCCCGAGCACTGCATTCTGGGACGATTCTGCGCGCGCTTGGCTGGCATCCACTGTCGCAGCCGTCGCTGCCGGCGTCCTGTTCTATCTGGCGTATCCACTCATCGTTGCGGGCCTTGATCCTGCGGCGATCGCCGTCGCGCAACTTCATCCGATCATCGGCGGGATGTTCGGGATCTACCAGCTTGCGTTGGCGGTCTGGATTGTCCTTGGCATGCTGGTCTACGCAGCTTGGTGGCGGATCAGTATTTCCGAGACGCTCGCGAGCATGTTTGCAGTGATCGCAGGTGCCTCGTTCGGCCTGCTCGCGCTCTATCTTCAGTACGATCCCCAAAATCTCGTCGCGGTCATCAACCCCATTGAGAAGATGCTGGTGTTTGCCGACGCGCCAGCAACTACGGCAGTGGACGGCGGCAAGGCATTTGCAGCGATCAGTCTGTTGTTTGATGGCGTGGTGTCGGTCCTGAAACGCTACTCATTCATTTTGTTCTCATCGCCCCGACCGACAGTCTTTCTGACATGGCTGATTGCTCCCGGCATTATCTATGCATTGCTCAAAGGTGAACGTCAGGTCGCACTGCAAGCATCGCTTTTGTTGTTAGCAGCGATCGGGATTGACGCCTTGGGCGTACGCCGAGGGCTGAAAGCCGAATATTTCATGTTTACCGACCCGCTGATTATTATCGCGGGAACAGTCCTGCTCGATCGTCTCAGCCATCTGCGATTTGCCAAGTGGGCTTATCCCATCGGTGCCGCACTCATCGTTGCCCATGTCGCGGTAAGCCAGGCCGAACCGATCAAGCATGTGATGAAGCGCAGCGGGCCTGAATACATCTGCGACTGGAATCAAACCTACGAGCCCGAATTGCCGATGCCGTGGTGCGATCTGCCGCCGAAGCGCCCGTAA
- a CDS encoding glutathione peroxidase (product_source=KO:K00432; cath_funfam=3.40.30.10; cleavage_site_network=SignalP-noTM; cog=COG0386; ko=KO:K00432; pfam=PF00255; superfamily=52833) has translation MINRRQMVATMVWGAAGSGFASSVLAQPTMSRITAYGFSFQGLKGGDIHLADYAGKPIMVVNTASLCGYTPQYAGLQQLWAQFRDRGLMIIGVPSNDFGGQEPGGATEITETAEHTYHVTFPITAKTTVKGPNAHPFYKWAAAERPADLPSWNFHKYLVGRDGHIADTFSSRIEPTDTRVATAIARSLTA, from the coding sequence ATGATCAATCGCAGACAGATGGTTGCAACCATGGTGTGGGGCGCCGCTGGATCAGGTTTTGCCAGTTCAGTTCTGGCGCAGCCCACCATGAGCCGCATTACGGCGTACGGCTTTTCGTTTCAGGGACTCAAAGGCGGCGACATCCACCTCGCGGATTATGCAGGTAAGCCGATAATGGTGGTCAATACAGCCTCGCTCTGCGGCTACACCCCGCAATACGCGGGACTGCAGCAACTTTGGGCCCAGTTCCGTGACCGTGGACTGATGATCATCGGTGTTCCATCCAACGATTTCGGCGGCCAGGAACCGGGCGGGGCCACGGAGATCACGGAGACCGCCGAGCACACCTATCACGTCACCTTTCCGATCACGGCCAAGACCACTGTGAAGGGTCCCAATGCCCACCCCTTCTACAAATGGGCGGCAGCGGAACGGCCGGCGGATCTGCCAAGCTGGAACTTCCACAAATACCTCGTCGGTCGCGACGGACACATCGCTGATACGTTCTCGTCGCGCATCGAACCAACTGACACACGCGTCGCCACCGCAATCGCCCGCTCCCTGACGGCCTGA
- a CDS encoding peptidoglycan/xylan/chitin deacetylase (PgdA/CDA1 family) (product_source=COG0726; cath_funfam=3.20.20.370; cleavage_site_network=SignalP-noTM; cog=COG0726; pfam=PF01522; superfamily=88713), protein MRIKASVIVATIATVCGFNSAWSQSLIPRPAQAAPQKAAAPAPAATPNPPPAPTPLKANCANPNALGVSRIVAIDTTGGPGFGFEHFKQLDFLRDKEVVLTFDDGPWPVNTPSVLKTLGDECTKAIFFPIGKHATYYPEILKQVVEQGHTVGSHTWSHANLNNKKLTEAQQKEEIEKGFSAVKWALGSAPSPFFRFPALQHPPAMVTYLGERNIAIWSCDLDSFDFKASKAEKIVDTVMTKLDKHGKGIVLMHDFQKHTAEALPELMKRLKAGGYKVVQVKAKAPVQTIAQYDEEVTKSVKLPTVSTRPLNSVVQTISE, encoded by the coding sequence ATGCGCATCAAGGCTAGTGTCATTGTCGCAACCATCGCAACAGTATGTGGGTTCAATAGCGCTTGGTCGCAGTCGCTAATTCCACGTCCGGCACAAGCCGCTCCGCAAAAGGCAGCGGCGCCCGCTCCAGCCGCCACTCCAAATCCGCCACCTGCCCCCACTCCGCTCAAAGCCAATTGTGCCAATCCAAACGCCCTCGGTGTCTCGCGCATCGTCGCGATCGATACCACCGGTGGACCCGGCTTCGGGTTCGAACACTTCAAACAACTGGACTTCCTCCGCGACAAGGAGGTGGTGCTGACGTTCGACGATGGTCCGTGGCCGGTCAACACACCGTCGGTGCTGAAAACCCTGGGTGATGAATGCACCAAGGCAATCTTCTTTCCCATCGGGAAGCACGCGACCTATTATCCCGAAATCCTCAAGCAGGTCGTCGAACAGGGCCACACCGTCGGTTCGCACACGTGGTCCCATGCCAATCTCAACAACAAGAAGCTGACCGAGGCTCAACAAAAGGAAGAGATTGAAAAAGGCTTCAGCGCGGTCAAATGGGCTCTCGGCAGTGCGCCGTCACCGTTCTTCCGCTTCCCGGCCCTCCAGCACCCGCCCGCAATGGTGACCTATCTTGGCGAGCGCAACATCGCCATCTGGTCGTGCGATCTCGACTCGTTCGACTTCAAGGCCAGCAAGGCGGAAAAGATCGTCGACACGGTCATGACAAAGCTCGACAAACACGGCAAAGGGATCGTGCTAATGCATGATTTCCAGAAGCACACCGCGGAGGCGCTGCCGGAACTTATGAAGCGGCTCAAAGCTGGCGGTTACAAAGTGGTGCAGGTCAAGGCTAAAGCACCTGTGCAGACCATCGCGCAGTACGACGAGGAAGTGACCAAGAGCGTCAAATTGCCGACGGTCAGCACCCGTCCGCTCAACAGCGTGGTACAAACCATTTCCGAGTAA